A genomic window from Planococcus rifietoensis includes:
- a CDS encoding CaiB/BaiF CoA transferase family protein, translated as MTNLQETIDIQGEPQQEDRLPLQGVRVLELGTLLAGPFTGRMLGDFGAEIIKIEAPDKADPLREWGQQKDGEGLWWPIQSRNKKSVTLNLRTAEGQEIFKELVKNADIIIENFRPGTMEKWNLSYEQLAEINPGIIMTRTSGYGQTGPYKERAGFGSVGEAMGGIRNVTGFPDRAPSRIGISIGDTLAALFATIGTLTALHERHHSGKGQVVDTAIYESVFSVMESTIPDYLLAGYVRERMGNILPGVAPSNIYKTKDDTYIVIGANANGVFKRLCEAMGEPELFDNPKYNTHHARSENMTELDELIEAWTKQQDTQVALEILAEKGVPSGLIYTAKDIVEDPHYQAREMIIKREHPTLGEFPMPGVVPKLSRTPGEVKHVGAERAGKDNALIYGKILEYGEEKLKELEEREII; from the coding sequence ATGACAAACCTACAAGAAACGATCGATATCCAAGGCGAACCACAACAAGAAGACAGGCTGCCGCTGCAGGGAGTTCGCGTCCTGGAATTGGGCACCTTGCTTGCCGGCCCATTTACGGGAAGGATGCTCGGGGATTTTGGAGCAGAAATCATTAAAATCGAAGCGCCTGATAAAGCGGATCCGCTGCGCGAATGGGGGCAGCAAAAAGATGGAGAAGGCTTGTGGTGGCCGATCCAGTCGCGCAATAAAAAATCAGTGACCTTGAACCTGCGGACGGCGGAAGGACAGGAGATTTTTAAAGAGTTGGTTAAAAATGCCGACATCATCATTGAGAATTTCCGTCCTGGAACCATGGAGAAATGGAACCTTTCCTACGAGCAATTAGCTGAAATCAATCCGGGCATCATCATGACGAGAACGTCTGGATATGGCCAAACCGGCCCTTATAAAGAAAGAGCTGGATTCGGCAGTGTTGGCGAAGCGATGGGCGGCATCCGAAACGTTACGGGCTTTCCCGATCGTGCACCTTCGCGCATCGGAATTTCTATTGGAGACACGCTGGCCGCGCTATTTGCCACCATCGGAACACTGACGGCACTTCATGAGCGTCATCATTCCGGAAAAGGGCAGGTGGTCGATACGGCCATTTATGAATCGGTCTTTTCTGTAATGGAAAGCACCATTCCGGATTATTTGCTGGCGGGCTATGTGCGCGAGCGGATGGGCAATATTTTGCCGGGTGTCGCGCCATCAAATATCTATAAAACAAAAGACGATACGTATATCGTCATCGGCGCCAATGCCAACGGAGTCTTTAAGCGTCTATGCGAAGCGATGGGCGAGCCGGAGCTGTTCGACAATCCGAAGTACAACACCCATCACGCCAGAAGCGAGAACATGACGGAGCTGGATGAACTCATCGAAGCCTGGACGAAGCAGCAAGATACGCAAGTGGCGCTCGAAATTTTAGCGGAAAAAGGCGTACCCTCCGGATTGATCTATACCGCCAAAGACATTGTCGAAGACCCCCATTATCAAGCACGCGAAATGATCATCAAGCGGGAACATCCGACACTCGGCGAATTCCCAATGCCTGGAGTCGTCCCGAAATTGAGCAGGACGCCAGGTGAAGTGAAGCACGTTGGAGCGGAGCGGGCAGGAAAAGACAATGCACTCATTTACGGAAAAATCTTGGAATATGGCGAAGAAAAACTGAAAGAGCTGGAGGAGCGCGAAATCATTTAA
- a CDS encoding GntR family transcriptional regulator has product MNAYEMIKNEIIIGKLPPGQRLTEEALAERFQVSRTPVREAIKQLESDGLITPFQRRGYTVREFTIQDIRQIYNVRALLESYGTSEAALYRTDEDLEKIHNKNLAYEKAINELDREDIYSIRSLQQANQAFHEEIYKATKNEYLMSLISKVVVVPLIFRSFYWYNENQLMRSLDVHNTIWKAIENQEPERAKIAMQEHIYQGRDDVLKQLSNPELEIWKENVQ; this is encoded by the coding sequence ATGAACGCATACGAAATGATAAAAAATGAAATCATCATCGGCAAATTGCCTCCTGGCCAGCGTTTGACGGAAGAGGCATTGGCTGAACGCTTTCAAGTCAGCAGGACCCCGGTAAGAGAAGCGATTAAACAGCTTGAATCAGACGGCCTTATCACCCCATTCCAACGCCGGGGCTACACAGTCCGTGAATTCACCATCCAAGACATTCGCCAAATCTATAATGTGCGGGCACTGCTAGAAAGTTACGGCACGAGCGAAGCCGCCCTTTACCGGACAGATGAAGATTTAGAAAAAATCCACAATAAAAATTTAGCCTATGAAAAAGCGATCAATGAATTGGACCGCGAGGACATATACTCAATCCGCAGCTTGCAGCAAGCGAACCAAGCGTTTCACGAAGAGATTTACAAAGCTACCAAGAACGAGTACCTGATGTCGCTTATCTCCAAAGTAGTAGTGGTGCCACTCATTTTCCGCTCCTTCTATTGGTATAACGAAAACCAATTGATGCGCTCATTGGATGTTCATAACACCATTTGGAAGGCGATCGAAAATCAAGAACCGGAGCGTGCGAAAATTGCCATGCAAGAACATATTTACCAAGGGCGGGATGATGTATTGAAGCAATTGAGCAATCCTGAATTGGAAATATGGAAAGAGAACGTTCAATAA
- a CDS encoding CocE/NonD family hydrolase, translating into MVFNVRESTRKVKEEFPHEVEVTDHLWIPMSDGVRLSAKIWMPKAATKLKVPAVLEYLPYRKNEFTALRDSLRHPYFAGHGYASIRVDMRGCGDSEGIMYDEYAKQEQDDALEILDWISAQDWSNGAVGMIGKSWGGFNGLQVATRQHPALKAIITLCSTDDRYADDVHYKGGAVLASDMLWWASTMLAYNARPADPAHVGEGWREKWLERLEKTPPFVEEWMRHQRRDAYWKHGSICENYEDVQIPVYAVGGWADGYTNAIFRMMKNLKGPKKALIGPWAHEYPEVAVPGPQIGFLQECLRWWDQWLKQEDTGIMEEAPVRLWMQDAVPPKTDYDVRPGEWVEEQAWPTPNTEDRNFYLGDLDLAEAPAEGQEWLKNHQHHGLYAGVFCPFGQQGDMPSDQGIENGLSNTFTSAELGQDLPILGFPVMTVKLKSDQTRGNLAVRLSELSPFGTSKLISWGQLNLTHRNSHEFPEDVPAGEAFTATIELDAIGYKVPKGHRLQVSISPNYWPHAWPSAEEANVLLIKDAETKLTLPVYHKEIPSREHSPFEQPETAAVLDREVLREAGRTRAIRHDTVTNEWLLEDFSDEGCRRLPSNGLEYGSTNRNVYRIVEGDPLSAKVVCDWTLTLGRGEWQTRLESTSTMWADEKKFYVTSELAAFDGDEKVYDTCREFETERDFN; encoded by the coding sequence ATGGTCTTTAACGTAAGGGAAAGCACGCGCAAAGTGAAAGAAGAATTTCCACATGAAGTGGAAGTGACGGATCACTTGTGGATTCCGATGTCTGATGGTGTCAGGCTGTCTGCGAAAATTTGGATGCCAAAAGCGGCAACCAAGCTTAAGGTGCCCGCGGTGCTTGAATACTTGCCGTATCGGAAAAACGAATTCACCGCTTTGCGCGATTCATTGCGGCATCCGTATTTTGCCGGCCATGGCTATGCAAGCATCCGTGTGGATATGCGCGGCTGCGGTGATTCGGAAGGCATCATGTACGATGAGTATGCCAAGCAGGAACAGGACGATGCACTTGAAATATTGGATTGGATCTCTGCTCAAGACTGGTCAAACGGCGCGGTCGGGATGATCGGGAAATCCTGGGGAGGTTTCAACGGCCTTCAAGTGGCCACTCGCCAGCATCCGGCATTAAAGGCCATCATCACCTTGTGCTCGACTGATGACCGCTATGCAGACGATGTCCATTATAAGGGAGGCGCAGTGCTCGCTTCGGATATGCTGTGGTGGGCTTCGACGATGCTTGCTTACAATGCGCGCCCGGCAGACCCGGCACATGTCGGGGAAGGGTGGCGTGAAAAATGGCTGGAACGTCTGGAGAAGACGCCGCCTTTCGTGGAAGAATGGATGCGCCACCAGCGGCGTGACGCGTATTGGAAACATGGCTCGATCTGTGAAAATTACGAGGATGTCCAAATTCCGGTCTACGCAGTCGGAGGATGGGCGGATGGCTATACAAACGCGATCTTTCGCATGATGAAAAACTTGAAAGGCCCGAAAAAAGCATTAATCGGCCCGTGGGCGCATGAATACCCGGAAGTCGCTGTGCCAGGGCCGCAAATCGGATTTCTTCAGGAATGTCTCCGCTGGTGGGACCAGTGGTTGAAACAGGAAGACACGGGCATTATGGAAGAAGCGCCGGTCCGTTTGTGGATGCAGGATGCAGTGCCGCCGAAAACGGATTATGATGTGCGGCCGGGAGAATGGGTGGAAGAGCAAGCGTGGCCGACCCCCAACACAGAAGATCGAAACTTTTATTTGGGAGATCTCGATTTGGCTGAAGCACCGGCTGAAGGTCAAGAGTGGCTGAAAAACCACCAGCATCATGGTTTGTATGCGGGCGTCTTTTGCCCGTTCGGACAACAAGGAGATATGCCATCGGACCAAGGCATCGAAAATGGCTTGTCCAATACTTTCACCAGCGCGGAGCTGGGACAAGACTTGCCGATACTTGGGTTTCCGGTTATGACAGTGAAGCTGAAGAGCGATCAGACACGCGGTAACTTGGCGGTGCGATTGAGCGAACTTTCACCATTTGGGACTTCCAAGCTGATCAGCTGGGGGCAATTGAACCTGACGCATCGAAACAGCCATGAATTTCCGGAAGACGTACCGGCCGGAGAAGCTTTTACAGCTACCATCGAACTGGATGCAATCGGCTATAAAGTACCGAAAGGCCATCGTCTGCAAGTTTCGATTTCACCGAATTATTGGCCGCACGCTTGGCCTTCGGCAGAAGAAGCAAATGTCTTATTAATCAAAGACGCAGAGACAAAACTAACGCTTCCGGTTTACCACAAGGAGATTCCTTCAAGAGAACATTCTCCTTTTGAGCAACCGGAAACAGCAGCAGTGCTGGACCGTGAAGTGCTGCGCGAAGCTGGGCGTACCCGTGCCATCCGGCATGACACCGTCACCAATGAGTGGCTGCTGGAAGACTTCTCGGACGAAGGATGCCGTCGATTGCCATCGAACGGCTTGGAATACGGCAGCACTAACCGTAATGTCTATCGGATTGTGGAAGGAGATCCGTTGTCTGCAAAAGTGGTTTGCGACTGGACCTTGACGCTTGGCCGAGGGGAATGGCAGACCCGTCTAGAATCCACCAGTACAATGTGGGCTGATGAAAAGAAGTTTTACGTGACGAGTGAGTTGGCCGCGTTTGACGGCGACGAAAAAGTGTATGATACCTGCCGTGAATTTGAAACGGAGCGGGATTTCAATTAA
- a CDS encoding BCCT family transporter → MNKVKIDPVVFWSSLGVIVVATLALVLFRDTAEPVLNTMLTGITYNLDWAFQFLTFGLFVLLMYLVFSKYGKVRLGEEPPEFSTFSWGAMLFCAGMGTSIMFWSMMEPMYYYMGPPFGYEPNSSQAAEWAVTYGLFHWGISAWSLYALPTVTIAYSFFVKKNHSLKISSACRGILGKHADGWLGKIIDILVIWSLVGGLGTSLGLGVPMVSAVIGEIFGVAQSLTLSIIIIAVWVVIYSASAYVGLYKGIRKLSDWNVYLALGLAIFVLLAGPTLFILSNFTNSFGLMLQNFAFMSFSTDPINQGGFPQSWTVFYWAWFAATAPFIGLFVARISRGRTIRELITHILLWGSVGSWLYFGIFGGYSLNLQLSGALDVLGVMSESGDPAAIVEILKSLPLSFLVLPFFAVLGFIFLATSLDSATYILASITTKELSAGQEPARWNRMLWGMVLAALAISLLLIGGLNVIQTSSVIVSVPVILLYGLLTASLLKWLKEDYPEQMGKGAEK, encoded by the coding sequence ATGAATAAAGTAAAAATCGATCCGGTGGTGTTTTGGTCTTCGTTGGGAGTCATTGTTGTCGCAACTTTGGCGTTGGTTCTTTTCAGGGATACGGCAGAACCTGTGCTGAACACCATGTTGACTGGCATCACTTACAATTTGGACTGGGCGTTTCAATTTCTGACATTTGGCTTATTTGTATTGCTCATGTATCTAGTCTTCAGTAAATATGGAAAAGTGCGTTTGGGGGAGGAACCTCCTGAGTTCTCGACCTTTAGTTGGGGAGCCATGCTGTTTTGTGCGGGGATGGGCACAAGCATTATGTTCTGGTCGATGATGGAACCGATGTATTACTATATGGGACCGCCGTTTGGCTATGAGCCGAACAGCAGCCAGGCAGCGGAATGGGCCGTTACTTACGGATTGTTCCATTGGGGTATTTCGGCTTGGTCGTTATATGCTTTGCCGACAGTGACCATCGCCTACTCGTTTTTCGTCAAGAAGAATCATTCGTTGAAAATCAGTTCGGCGTGCCGTGGCATTTTAGGTAAACATGCAGATGGCTGGCTTGGCAAAATCATTGATATTCTCGTGATTTGGAGTTTGGTTGGAGGGCTTGGAACTTCACTAGGCCTTGGTGTGCCGATGGTGTCCGCAGTCATCGGTGAAATTTTCGGCGTCGCCCAATCGCTCACTTTGAGCATTATCATCATCGCGGTTTGGGTCGTCATTTACAGTGCCAGTGCGTACGTCGGGCTTTATAAAGGCATACGCAAGCTCAGTGACTGGAATGTTTATTTAGCGCTTGGCTTGGCGATATTTGTCTTATTGGCAGGGCCGACACTGTTCATCTTATCGAACTTTACGAATAGTTTCGGGCTGATGCTGCAAAACTTCGCTTTCATGAGCTTCTCGACAGACCCAATCAATCAAGGTGGATTCCCACAAAGCTGGACGGTCTTCTATTGGGCATGGTTTGCGGCAACAGCACCGTTTATCGGATTATTTGTCGCCCGGATTTCACGCGGCCGCACCATCCGTGAATTGATTACGCACATTCTCTTATGGGGCTCGGTCGGCAGCTGGCTGTACTTCGGGATATTTGGCGGCTATAGCTTGAATTTGCAATTGAGCGGAGCACTTGATGTCTTAGGCGTGATGAGTGAAAGCGGCGACCCGGCGGCAATCGTTGAAATTTTGAAGAGCTTGCCGCTGAGCTTTTTGGTACTGCCATTCTTTGCTGTTCTTGGCTTTATCTTCTTGGCGACTTCATTGGATTCAGCGACTTATATCCTTGCATCGATCACGACAAAAGAGCTGTCGGCAGGGCAAGAGCCTGCACGCTGGAATCGCATGCTTTGGGGAATGGTGCTGGCGGCACTTGCCATCTCGCTGTTATTGATCGGCGGGTTGAACGTCATTCAAACCTCCTCGGTCATCGTCTCGGTACCGGTCATCTTGCTGTATGGCTTATTGACGGCTTCATTGTTGAAATGGCTGAAAGAAGATTATCCCGAACAGATGGGTAAAGGAGCGGAAAAATAA
- a CDS encoding TetR/AcrR family transcriptional regulator, translating into MTEMVELDMEKRNLKKRRMWTYFIDATEELIQAEGFRHVTIRKVADKAGYNSATIYNYFDDLSHLLFFASLKFMRPYIETVTAEMEKADDPIEKYLAAWDCFSRYSFSMPEIFNAVFLMDLGDHPENMLAHYYELYPMDLVTVPDELLPGLKKRSLTDRGRYAIHFIVESGLLDEQQAEELNELTNLVWQGMFSNYLNHRNDYSPEEAQERVMAYIRDIVQMKVN; encoded by the coding sequence ATGACAGAAATGGTGGAGTTGGATATGGAGAAACGAAATTTAAAAAAACGGAGAATGTGGACTTATTTTATCGACGCAACAGAGGAATTGATCCAAGCTGAAGGATTTCGCCACGTTACGATAAGGAAAGTCGCCGATAAAGCAGGTTATAACAGCGCTACTATCTATAATTACTTTGATGATTTATCCCATTTGCTGTTTTTTGCTTCCTTGAAGTTCATGCGTCCCTATATCGAAACGGTGACTGCAGAAATGGAAAAAGCAGACGATCCCATCGAGAAATACCTCGCTGCATGGGATTGCTTCAGCCGCTACTCATTTTCAATGCCAGAAATTTTCAACGCCGTTTTCCTGATGGACCTTGGGGATCATCCCGAGAACATGCTGGCGCATTATTACGAATTGTATCCAATGGACTTGGTGACGGTTCCTGATGAACTGCTGCCAGGGTTGAAGAAACGCAGCTTAACGGACCGCGGCCGTTATGCCATCCACTTTATCGTAGAATCCGGTTTGCTCGATGAGCAGCAAGCCGAGGAATTGAATGAACTGACTAACCTGGTGTGGCAAGGGATGTTTTCAAACTACTTGAATCACCGAAATGACTACAGCCCGGAAGAAGCACAAGAACGGGTCATGGCCTATATCCGCGATATCGTCCAGATGAAAGTGAATTGA
- a CDS encoding OFA family MFS transporter — protein sequence MKTNKNRWLIALSAIAIQLSIGAAYAYSVYTKPISETMGWSPTEITYAFTIMMALGGISAAFFGGFVEKNGPRKSAMVAAFLFGLGQAGAGFATQIDSLVLFLLTYGFMSGMGLGVGYIAPISTLVKWFPDRRGLATGMAVMGFGAGALITAPVAASLIASVGVTTTFYILGISYFILISLGASYIAPPPEGFMPKGMEADLASGKKVMKKDLAQLTARQAVKTRRFWMLWTMMLINVSAGIMIISVASPMAQELVGLTAAGAATLVGIMGIFNGGGRLGWAAISDYIGRPTVFMMFFIIQIVAFVMLPGITNVIIFQVFILLIVSCYGGGFSNLPAFIGDMFGTRQLGAIHGYLLTTWSLGGIIGPAIVSQVYAATNSYVPVFYIFIGLISVALVLSILIRMDIRRVERNYENDDKVQATQQAVSS from the coding sequence ATGAAGACTAACAAAAACAGATGGCTGATTGCTTTATCCGCCATCGCGATCCAATTGTCGATCGGAGCGGCTTATGCTTACAGCGTCTATACGAAACCCATCAGCGAAACGATGGGCTGGTCTCCAACAGAAATCACTTACGCCTTCACGATCATGATGGCACTCGGCGGGATTTCCGCTGCGTTCTTCGGCGGCTTCGTCGAAAAGAACGGGCCCCGGAAATCCGCCATGGTGGCGGCCTTCTTGTTCGGCCTCGGACAAGCTGGCGCTGGATTCGCGACTCAAATCGATTCACTCGTACTGTTCCTGCTTACATACGGATTCATGAGCGGGATGGGGCTCGGTGTCGGGTATATTGCGCCGATTTCGACACTCGTTAAATGGTTTCCTGACCGCCGCGGCCTCGCGACTGGCATGGCCGTCATGGGCTTTGGCGCCGGTGCACTCATCACCGCACCGGTTGCAGCGAGCTTGATTGCTTCTGTCGGCGTAACGACTACTTTCTATATTCTTGGGATCAGCTATTTCATCTTGATTTCACTCGGCGCTTCCTATATCGCACCGCCGCCTGAAGGGTTCATGCCTAAAGGAATGGAAGCGGACCTTGCTTCCGGCAAAAAAGTCATGAAAAAAGACTTGGCACAACTGACAGCCAGGCAAGCCGTGAAAACACGCCGCTTCTGGATGCTGTGGACGATGATGCTTATCAACGTGAGCGCCGGGATCATGATTATTTCGGTCGCTTCTCCAATGGCTCAGGAACTGGTCGGTTTGACGGCAGCAGGTGCCGCGACACTTGTCGGCATCATGGGGATTTTCAACGGCGGCGGACGCCTCGGTTGGGCCGCGATTTCCGATTATATCGGGCGCCCGACTGTGTTCATGATGTTCTTCATCATTCAGATCGTCGCTTTCGTCATGCTTCCGGGCATCACGAACGTCATCATTTTCCAAGTATTCATCTTGCTCATCGTTTCCTGCTACGGCGGCGGCTTTTCGAACTTGCCGGCGTTTATCGGCGACATGTTCGGCACAAGACAGCTTGGCGCCATCCACGGTTATTTACTGACGACTTGGTCTCTCGGTGGCATCATCGGGCCGGCAATCGTTTCACAAGTCTATGCTGCAACTAACAGCTATGTACCCGTCTTCTATATCTTCATCGGATTGATCTCCGTTGCGCTCGTCTTGTCCATCTTGATCCGCATGGACATCCGCCGCGTGGAACGCAATTACGAAAACGACGACAAGGTCCAAGCGACCCAGCAAGCCGTTTCTTCTTAA
- a CDS encoding amidase, whose amino-acid sequence MDMKTYLSLDATALAGLVKKGEVNPRELVELSFQRLDEVEPKLHAFTAERHEQALLDAENGGNGIFGGVPVALKNISQALAGQRLSAGSKLLADFRPERDSHFVARLKAAGLIPIGHTNTPEFGLKNISEPELFGPTHNPWNTDHSPGGSSGGAAAAVASGIVPVAGASDGGGSIRIPASFTGLFGLKPTRGRTPVGPGAGRQWQGASIDFALSRTVRDSAALLDALQVVQPEAAFQTPLFTGKYTEQLNREFSEPLTIAFSLESPVGTLVSEDAKQAVLKTVRWLEGQGHRVEEQAPDIDGIQLMREYYLMNSGEMALLQKNLEKTFGRRLSEDDMEIESWLLATAGKRVSAADYSASLAAWDAAAAKMAELHARFDFYITPATAHPAPEIGELSHSKESRTRLLQALDMARDTTDQQELIYAMFLPSLSYTPFTQLANLTGQPAMSLPLHVTEANLPIGVQVMAQKGEEHRLLQLAKQIEQSDLWVGQRGNPFFQ is encoded by the coding sequence ATGGATATGAAAACATACTTATCGCTAGACGCGACAGCGCTTGCGGGATTGGTGAAAAAAGGGGAAGTTAACCCAAGAGAATTGGTGGAACTGAGCTTTCAGCGCTTGGATGAAGTGGAGCCGAAACTCCATGCTTTCACAGCTGAGCGCCACGAGCAGGCCTTGCTGGATGCGGAGAATGGAGGAAACGGCATCTTCGGTGGTGTGCCGGTTGCCTTGAAGAATATCTCGCAGGCACTCGCAGGACAGCGCTTGAGTGCAGGATCGAAATTGCTGGCAGACTTCCGCCCGGAACGCGATTCTCATTTCGTCGCGCGCTTGAAAGCGGCCGGGCTTATCCCGATTGGGCACACGAATACGCCGGAATTCGGCTTGAAGAATATTTCAGAACCGGAGCTGTTCGGCCCGACGCACAATCCGTGGAATACGGATCATTCACCAGGCGGGTCGAGCGGTGGGGCGGCGGCCGCTGTCGCATCTGGCATTGTGCCCGTCGCAGGGGCCAGCGACGGTGGCGGCTCGATTCGCATCCCTGCATCATTCACGGGTTTGTTTGGGCTCAAGCCGACACGCGGCAGAACGCCAGTCGGACCGGGAGCCGGACGGCAATGGCAAGGGGCATCGATCGACTTTGCGCTAAGCCGGACGGTGCGGGACAGCGCTGCGCTGCTCGATGCATTGCAGGTCGTCCAGCCGGAAGCCGCGTTTCAAACACCGCTATTCACTGGGAAATATACGGAGCAGCTGAACCGGGAGTTTAGCGAGCCGCTGACGATCGCGTTCTCGCTGGAATCGCCTGTCGGAACGCTGGTGTCAGAAGATGCGAAACAAGCCGTGCTGAAGACGGTGCGCTGGCTTGAAGGGCAAGGGCATAGAGTCGAAGAACAAGCTCCTGATATCGACGGCATCCAATTGATGCGCGAGTATTATTTGATGAACAGCGGAGAAATGGCGCTGCTTCAGAAAAACCTCGAGAAAACATTCGGCCGGCGCTTGTCAGAAGACGATATGGAAATTGAGTCCTGGCTTTTGGCGACTGCCGGCAAACGGGTTTCAGCCGCCGATTATTCCGCGAGCCTTGCCGCATGGGACGCAGCTGCCGCGAAAATGGCAGAATTGCACGCGCGTTTTGATTTCTACATTACTCCCGCGACAGCGCACCCTGCCCCAGAAATCGGCGAATTAAGCCATTCTAAAGAATCGCGTACGCGCTTATTGCAAGCACTCGACATGGCGCGTGATACCACCGATCAGCAAGAACTGATCTATGCAATGTTCTTGCCGAGCCTCAGCTACACGCCGTTTACGCAGCTGGCGAATTTGACCGGCCAGCCGGCGATGTCTTTGCCGCTTCATGTGACCGAGGCGAACTTGCCGATCGGCGTCCAAGTGATGGCGCAAAAAGGAGAAGAGCATCGCTTGCTCCAATTGGCGAAACAGATCGAACAAAGCGACTTATGGGTTGGCCAGCGCGGCAACCCGTTCTTTCAATAG
- a CDS encoding Fe(3+) ABC transporter substrate-binding protein yields MKKLLSFLLVLGTLLVLAACGSSNSSEEQPAETSGEETASNEVNLYTARHYDVDDELYKKFEEETGIKVNLIKGEADELLERIKREGDATQADLFLTADAGRLHRAKEDGILQSVSSDVLDEQIPANFQDEDQMWYGLTKRARVILYDKETVDPSELSTYEALTEDEWAGRVLIRSSENIYNQSLLASFIELNGEEEAKEWAAGMVENFARDPEGGDRDQAKAIAAGVGDVAIMNTYYFGQMLNSEDPEEVKVAEGLDVFFPNQDTTGTHVNVSGAGVVKSAKNQENAIKLLEFLSAPEAQETFASVNYEYPVNEAVEPSELLQSWGDFKEQDISMSALGENNAQAILLFNEVGWK; encoded by the coding sequence ATGAAGAAATTGCTTTCATTCTTATTAGTGCTCGGCACGCTTCTCGTGCTTGCTGCATGCGGCAGCTCGAACAGCTCAGAAGAACAACCGGCGGAAACGTCCGGCGAAGAAACTGCCAGCAACGAAGTGAACCTATATACTGCCCGCCACTACGATGTGGACGATGAGCTCTACAAGAAATTTGAAGAAGAAACCGGCATTAAAGTCAACTTGATCAAAGGCGAAGCCGATGAGTTGCTTGAGCGCATCAAGCGCGAAGGAGACGCTACACAAGCCGATTTGTTTTTGACAGCTGATGCAGGCCGCCTGCACCGCGCGAAAGAAGACGGCATTTTGCAGTCGGTTTCAAGCGATGTGCTGGACGAGCAGATTCCTGCCAACTTCCAGGATGAAGACCAAATGTGGTATGGCCTGACAAAACGCGCACGCGTCATCCTGTATGACAAAGAAACAGTCGACCCGTCTGAACTCTCCACGTACGAAGCATTGACGGAAGACGAGTGGGCTGGACGCGTATTGATCCGCAGCTCTGAAAACATCTACAATCAATCGTTGCTCGCTTCTTTCATTGAATTGAACGGCGAAGAAGAAGCGAAAGAATGGGCAGCCGGCATGGTCGAGAACTTTGCACGCGACCCTGAAGGCGGCGACCGCGACCAAGCGAAAGCAATCGCAGCAGGCGTTGGCGATGTAGCCATCATGAACACGTATTACTTCGGCCAAATGCTGAATTCTGAAGACCCTGAAGAAGTCAAAGTGGCTGAAGGCCTCGATGTGTTCTTCCCGAACCAGGATACGACAGGCACGCACGTGAACGTCAGCGGCGCGGGTGTGGTAAAATCAGCTAAGAACCAAGAAAATGCAATCAAATTGCTGGAGTTTCTCTCCGCACCGGAAGCACAAGAAACATTTGCTTCCGTCAATTATGAATACCCAGTAAACGAAGCAGTGGAACCATCCGAATTGCTGCAATCATGGGGTGACTTCAAAGAGCAGGACATCTCGATGTCTGCACTCGGCGAAAACAATGCCCAAGCGATTCTATTGTTCAACGAAGTCGGCTGGAAATAA